The following proteins are encoded in a genomic region of Synergistaceae bacterium:
- a CDS encoding type II toxin-antitoxin system VapC family toxin, translating into MNNKIYYLDSNICIFYMRGRNDKLINKVDSEMDFIKLPAIVQGELLTGAMKSITPDKELEKVMTFCEPFEIVPFDKSMTKIYGRIRANLERTGKRIGFDDLIIAATVYARGGVLVTNNISEFSRIDDLMLDDWTE; encoded by the coding sequence ATGAATAATAAAATTTATTATCTCGACAGCAATATATGTATATTTTACATGAGGGGACGTAATGATAAATTAATAAATAAAGTTGATTCTGAAATGGACTTTATAAAATTGCCTGCAATTGTACAAGGTGAATTATTAACAGGAGCTATGAAAAGTATAACCCCTGATAAAGAGTTAGAGAAAGTTATGACATTTTGCGAACCTTTTGAGATCGTTCCGTTCGATAAATCTATGACAAAAATTTACGGCAGAATCAGGGCAAATCTTGAGCGCACAGGCAAAAGAATCGGCTTCGATGATTTAATAATAGCTGCTACTGTATATGCTCGCGGGGGTGTACTAGTTACTAATAATATTAGCGAATTCTCACGCATTGACGACCTTATGCTTGACGACTGGACTGAATAA
- the citF gene encoding citrate lyase subunit alpha, producing MKNAVGREIPAEALAVELKNGRKYEPYQGKGYRDGQYIKKAGPTSKIYEKPQESKILPSIRDAVIACGLKDGMTVSFHHHFRDGDYIVNMVMKEIVDLGIKDITIAASSLGSAHDPIADYIEQGIVTGIQTSGIRGRMGDVVSHGKLKTPAILRSHGGRVRAVEEGDVHIDVAFIGAPTSDEYGNARALGGKSDCGVLSYAVPDSEYADKVVVITDTLVPYPNFPPSIHGVNVDYVVKVDEIGNPKKIASAAARMTQNPRDLMMAENTAKVIAACPWFKEGFSFQTGAGGPSLAVNRFLEPLMDAKGIKMAWAIGGITGPICELQRKGKVGQIIDVQDFDVAAIEDIRSNPNHHEMTASEYANPANKGAFVNKLDFVVLAALEVDIDFNVNVITGSDGVLRGAPGGHPDTAAGAKCCVIVTPLTRGRMATICEKVVTVTTPGDCVDVVVTDYGTAVNPNRPDIIEALDKAGIKHVPIKELQEKAYSLVGRPDDLQWKDKVVAILEARDGTILDVVREIKPYEV from the coding sequence ATGAAAAACGCAGTTGGAAGAGAGATACCCGCAGAAGCATTAGCAGTTGAGTTAAAGAATGGGCGCAAATATGAACCCTATCAGGGGAAGGGCTACAGAGACGGACAATATATAAAGAAGGCCGGCCCGACAAGCAAAATTTACGAGAAACCTCAAGAGAGTAAAATACTTCCTTCAATTCGTGATGCTGTAATCGCCTGCGGACTTAAAGACGGCATGACAGTTTCTTTTCACCACCATTTTAGAGACGGCGATTATATTGTTAATATGGTAATGAAGGAAATAGTTGATCTCGGCATAAAAGATATTACAATTGCTGCGTCGAGTCTGGGAAGTGCTCACGATCCTATTGCTGACTATATAGAACAGGGAATTGTAACAGGTATTCAGACTTCAGGTATACGCGGCAGAATGGGCGATGTTGTCTCACACGGAAAATTAAAGACTCCTGCGATTTTGCGTTCACACGGCGGAAGAGTCCGAGCTGTTGAAGAGGGCGACGTTCATATTGACGTAGCATTTATAGGCGCACCCACTTCAGACGAATACGGGAATGCACGCGCGCTCGGCGGTAAGAGTGATTGCGGTGTATTGTCTTATGCAGTACCAGACTCAGAATATGCCGATAAAGTTGTAGTAATTACTGATACACTTGTGCCATATCCGAATTTTCCGCCCAGCATTCACGGTGTAAATGTTGATTATGTCGTGAAAGTTGACGAAATAGGCAACCCGAAAAAAATAGCCAGTGCAGCAGCAAGAATGACTCAGAATCCCCGTGATTTAATGATGGCCGAGAATACTGCGAAAGTTATAGCAGCTTGTCCATGGTTCAAAGAGGGATTTTCTTTCCAGACAGGAGCGGGCGGGCCTTCACTCGCTGTAAATAGATTCCTTGAGCCTTTAATGGACGCAAAGGGCATAAAAATGGCTTGGGCAATTGGCGGAATAACGGGGCCGATCTGTGAACTTCAGAGAAAGGGCAAGGTCGGACAAATTATTGACGTTCAGGATTTCGACGTGGCAGCAATTGAAGATATACGCTCAAACCCGAATCATCACGAAATGACAGCGAGCGAATATGCTAATCCGGCAAATAAAGGCGCATTTGTGAATAAACTTGATTTTGTTGTATTAGCAGCTCTTGAGGTCGATATTGATTTTAACGTGAACGTTATTACAGGCTCCGACGGAGTTTTACGCGGTGCACCGGGCGGACATCCTGACACAGCGGCGGGCGCAAAATGCTGCGTTATAGTTACTCCTTTAACACGCGGGAGAATGGCGACAATTTGCGAGAAAGTTGTTACAGTTACGACTCCGGGCGACTGCGTTGACGTTGTTGTTACTGATTACGGGACGGCAGTAAATCCTAATAGACCCGACATTATAGAAGCTCTTGACAAGGCAGGAATTAAACACGTTCCCATTAAAGAACTTCAGGAGAAAGCATATTCACTCGTAGGCAGACCTGATGATTTACAATGGAAAGATAAAGTTGTAGCTATTCTTGAAGCAAGAGACGGGACAATTTTAGACGTTGTGCGCGAGATTAAGCCCTATGAGGTTTAA
- a CDS encoding HpcH/HpaI aldolase/citrate lyase family protein: protein MSIPRPKPEKFRLRRTMMFMNAQKPGLIKDAYIYGADSIMLDLEDAVAENQKDSARFSLYHALKSIDYGDTEVIVRINGLDTPHWKEDIRVCVAGGCDGIRIAKTESANDVKTVDAAVTEAEKEFGVEVGRTLLMAALESPKGVLNAYEICTASPRLFGVALSGGDYRKCMQVKVIPGGIEMLAARGHMLMAARAAGIQCFDTVFTNINDDEGFRAEVKQNVEMGFDGKSLVNPRQIPIVHEMLAPSQKDIAEAEKIVRAYREHAAEGVGVFTIEGGKMIDIAFVPGAERVIRLAKASGIYEGDL from the coding sequence ATGAGTATTCCAAGACCAAAGCCGGAAAAATTTAGACTCCGCCGGACTATGATGTTCATGAATGCACAGAAGCCCGGATTAATTAAGGACGCTTATATTTACGGTGCAGACTCTATAATGCTCGATCTTGAAGACGCTGTTGCAGAAAATCAGAAGGATTCTGCGAGATTCTCACTTTATCACGCGTTAAAGTCAATTGATTACGGCGACACTGAAGTAATAGTAAGAATTAACGGACTTGATACTCCTCACTGGAAGGAAGATATTAGAGTCTGTGTTGCAGGAGGCTGCGACGGAATTAGAATCGCGAAAACTGAGTCAGCAAATGACGTAAAAACAGTAGACGCGGCAGTTACTGAAGCAGAAAAAGAATTCGGCGTAGAAGTAGGCAGGACTCTTTTAATGGCAGCTCTTGAGAGTCCCAAGGGCGTATTAAATGCTTATGAGATCTGTACAGCTTCACCCAGACTCTTTGGCGTGGCTTTATCGGGCGGCGATTATAGAAAGTGTATGCAGGTTAAAGTCATTCCCGGCGGTATAGAAATGCTTGCGGCTCGCGGTCATATGTTGATGGCTGCACGTGCGGCGGGGATTCAGTGCTTTGATACGGTCTTCACGAATATTAATGACGATGAGGGCTTCAGGGCTGAAGTCAAACAAAATGTAGAAATGGGCTTTGACGGGAAGTCGCTCGTTAATCCGAGACAAATTCCGATTGTACATGAAATGCTTGCACCTTCTCAGAAGGATATAGCGGAGGCCGAGAAAATAGTTCGTGCTTATCGTGAACACGCAGCCGAGGGAGTCGGAGTCTTCACAATTGAGGGCGGTAAAATGATAGATATAGCGTTTGTTCCGGGTGCTGAAAGAGTTATAAGACTCGCAAAAGCCAGCGGAATTTATGAGGGGGATCTTTAG